One genomic region from Leptolyngbyaceae cyanobacterium JSC-12 encodes:
- a CDS encoding lysophospholipase L1-like esterase (IMG reference gene:2510097609~PFAM: GDSL-like Lipase/Acylhydrolase): MQIALWLVSLLTNVLLLTAFFIFVAKRGGLAYLSKKLQQVSHPDPNEDFSHVPFYVHRLSQFELLAIKPSDIVLLGDSLTNEGEWAEFLSASVKNRAISGDTTAGLLQRLEPIVQAKPHKVFLMIGINDIIRGVRIEQIVQNYTTILTRFRTDSPSTRVYVQSLLPVGDRRYCQKMRSTILEVNQVLPTLAQQFDYQYIDLYPQFTNPQGGLDPQYSQDELHLNGKAYDRWRQLIQEFVVS; this comes from the coding sequence ATGCAAATAGCACTTTGGCTCGTATCTTTATTGACAAATGTTCTGTTGTTAACAGCATTTTTCATCTTTGTAGCAAAACGAGGCGGACTTGCCTATCTCAGTAAAAAACTTCAGCAAGTGAGTCATCCTGATCCTAATGAAGACTTTAGTCATGTGCCATTTTATGTCCACCGATTGAGCCAATTTGAATTGCTTGCTATTAAGCCGTCTGATATTGTTCTACTGGGGGATAGTTTGACAAATGAAGGAGAATGGGCAGAATTTCTATCAGCTAGCGTTAAAAATCGCGCAATTTCAGGTGATACCACGGCTGGGTTGCTACAACGGCTTGAACCTATTGTTCAAGCTAAGCCTCACAAAGTATTTCTAATGATTGGTATTAATGACATTATTCGGGGTGTGCGTATTGAACAAATCGTGCAAAACTACACAACAATTTTGACTCGGTTTCGCACTGATTCGCCATCTACTCGAGTCTATGTTCAAAGCTTACTACCCGTTGGCGATCGCCGTTATTGTCAGAAAATGCGATCGACGATTCTTGAAGTCAACCAGGTATTACCAACTCTGGCACAACAATTTGATTATCAGTACATTGATTTGTATCCTCAATTTACCAATCCTCAGGGAGGTCTAGACCCTCAGTACAGCCAGGATGAACTGCATCTCAACGGCAAAGCCTATGATCGCTGGCGACAACTCATCCAGGAATTTGTTGTATCGTGA